The following nucleotide sequence is from marine bacterium B5-7.
GCGCGTGTTAGTATTCGGGTTATAATGCGCCCCTTTGCACCATAAGCCCGAACAATGCACACCCCAAGAAAAACCTTTGCGATCATTTCACACCCAGATGCGGGTAAAACAACCTTAACTGAAAAGCTCTTGCTGTTTGGCGGCGCGATTCAGATGGCGGGTACCGTGAAAGGGCGTAAAGCCTCTAAACATGCGACATCAGATTGGATGGCGTTGGAGAAAGAGCGTGGGATTTCCGTTACGACGTCTGTTATGCAGTTTCCTTACCGCAATGTGTTGATTAATCTATTGGACACGCCAGGTCACGCAGATTTCTCAGAGGATACTTATCGTACCCTTACGGCCGTTGATTCCGCGTTAATGGTGATTGATGCGGCAAAGGGTGTAGAGGATCGCACGATTAAGTTATTGGAAGTTTGTCGTATGCGTCATACGCCAGTCTCTACATTTATCAATAAATTTGATCGTGATACACGTTCGCCGATTGAGTTACTTGATGAAATTGAATCGGTTTTAAAAATACAATGTGCACCGATTACTTGGCCGATTGGCATGGGGAAATTATTTAAAGGAATTTATCATTTGGCAGAAGATACGGTGTATCTTTGTCAGTCGGGTAAAAATGAAAAAATAGCAGAAAACGCTGTCATCAAAGGCTTAGATAACCCCGAATTAGATAGGGTCTTGGGTCCAGTGGCAGAAGAGTTGCGCGAAGAAGTTGATTTGGTACGAGGTGCTAGTCATCCTTTTGATAAAGCTGCGTATTTGCGTGGTGAGTTAACACCAGTGTTCGTGGGATCTGCGATCAACAATTTTGGTATTCAACAGTTACTAGATAATTTTGTTGATATTGCGCCGACACCTTTAGCACGGGCTGCTCAGCAGCGTGAAGTAAAACCTGAGGAAAATAAATTTTCTGGGTTTGTTTTTAAAATTCAAGCTAACATGGATCCGGCACATCGTGATCGTGTTGCGTTTTTACGGATTTGTTCTGGCACATTTAAGCAAGGCATGAAAATACGACATGTTCGTTTAGAACGGGATGTTGCGATTAATAATGCATTGACCTTTATGGCTGGCGCACGTGAAACAGCTGAAACCGCAGAGCCTGGGGATATTTTGGGTTTGCATAATCATGGAACTATACAAATTGGCGATACCTTCACGCAAGGGGAAATGCTAAATTTCATGGGTATACCGAACTTTGCACCTGAACTATTTAAGTTGGTGCGTTTGGCAGATCCACTGAAATTAAAAGCCTTACAAAAAGGATTGGTACAATTGTCTGAAGAAGGGGCGACGCAGGTATTTCGTCCTTTAGCGAATAATTATTTTATTTTGGGCGCTGTTGGTGTGTTGCAGTTTGATGTGGTTGCACATCGCTTAAAGCATGAATACAACGTGGATTGTATTTATGAATCTGTCAGTGTTGCGCAAGCTCGTTGGGTGCATTGTGATGATGAGAAGATGTTAGAGAAATTTAAGAAAAGTTGTTTTGACAACCTTGCAGTAGATGGCGGTGAGCATTTAACGTATCTTGCACCTACACGTGTGAATTTATCGCTTGCCATGGAACGTTGGCCGGATGTGACTTTTAGTGAAACCAGGGAGCATTGAACAAGCTGTCACCCCGGCGTAACTTGTCATCCCGCGCTTGACGCGGGATCTCCTGCAGCCTCTAGCTTACTTTTTAGGAACCTGATGGAGGTTCCGGCTCAAGGCCGGAATGACAGAAACAAGGATTTTTTATGACTATTTATAAACTACTGAACCCCCGAACACTCGCCGTCTTATTCCTAGGCTTCGCCTCCGGCTTACCACTGGCACTTTGCGGTGCAACGCTTCAAGCCTGGTATACCGTCAGCGGTGTTGATCTCACCACCATTGGTTTCTTAACACTTGTTGGCATGCCATATGTCTATAAATTTTTATGGGCGCCATTGCTCGACCATTTTGTTCCGCCACTATTAGATCGTCGACGTGGCTGGATTGTCTTACTGCAAATTTCCTTAATTGCTGCATTACTGGTGATGGCAAATGCCAATCCACAAGCACACCCTTGGCACATGGGTTTGCTAGCTTTAATCGTTGCGTTTCTCTCAGCGTCACAAGATACGGTTATTAATGCGTATACGACGGATGTATTAAAGCCTGAAGAGCGTGGTATTGGCGCGGCATTTACGACCTATGGTTATCGTGTTGCGATGCTGGTGTCAGGGTGGGGCGCACTGACGCTAGCTGCAAGATATGATTGGCAAATCAGTTATCGTGTGATGGCTGCATGTATGGGGATTGGCGTGCTAGCTACGTATTTCGCACCTAGATTACAAACGCCAATCGATGTTCCTAAAAAAATGTCACAAGCGTTCATCGCACCATTTAAAGCCTTCATGAAGCGTCCTGGATATTTATGGATACTGTGTTTTATTGTGTTATATAAACTAGGCGATGCTTTTACTTTAAGTTTAAGCACAACTTTTTTAATTCGTGGGCTGCACTTTACGTTAGAACAAGTCGGTCTCATCAATAAGTTGATGGCAATGCTGGGAAGTATTCTAGGTGTATTGCTGGGTGGTATTGTTCTATCTCGTTGGACCATTATGCGTGGTTTATGGTGGTTCGGTTGGGCGCAAGCGATCACCAATTTACTTTTTGCTGCCATGGCAATGGTGGGTCATCAATTCTGGTTTGCTGGCGGCTGTATTTTTCTGGAAAATTTGTGTGGCGGCATGGGAACCGCAGCATTTGTTGCCTATCTCATGAGCCTATGTGATAAGCGTTTTACGGCAACACAGTTTGCTTTGCTCTCAGCTTTATCTGCAGTTGGCCGTACTTTCGTCGGGCCCGCTGCGGCTGCGTTAGTTAACCATTACGACTGGACGATTTTCTATACCCTGACTTTCTTCTTCGCGCTGCCTGGGATGGCAATGCTGTGGTGGTTGAAAGTAAAAGCCGTTCCTTAACTGTCCAAGATATTAAAAGTATCTATTTTAACCTCGTTGGCTTGCCCAACTTGATTTCTCTTGATATACCCTGAGAAAATACCGCTATATCTCAGGTTATAACCTGAGATGTTGTTCGCTATAATTAAAATCAAGGGTGCTTTACTGCCGCAAGGTTGCCCAACAAACAAGCAAGCCGCCACTTATTCCTATTGTTGGCAAACGATTGGGGTGTGCAATGCCCCACGCTGCTTGTCTGCCGATGGTTCTGCCGACGAGCGTACACAACAAAAAATCCCTTTTATTTTATAGTGACCCCGTCCGTTAGTGATGTGCCTACACTAAAGTGGACAGATAACTTAAACTATATCTGACC
It contains:
- the prfC gene encoding peptide chain release factor 3, with the translated sequence MHTPRKTFAIISHPDAGKTTLTEKLLLFGGAIQMAGTVKGRKASKHATSDWMALEKERGISVTTSVMQFPYRNVLINLLDTPGHADFSEDTYRTLTAVDSALMVIDAAKGVEDRTIKLLEVCRMRHTPVSTFINKFDRDTRSPIELLDEIESVLKIQCAPITWPIGMGKLFKGIYHLAEDTVYLCQSGKNEKIAENAVIKGLDNPELDRVLGPVAEELREEVDLVRGASHPFDKAAYLRGELTPVFVGSAINNFGIQQLLDNFVDIAPTPLARAAQQREVKPEENKFSGFVFKIQANMDPAHRDRVAFLRICSGTFKQGMKIRHVRLERDVAINNALTFMAGARETAETAEPGDILGLHNHGTIQIGDTFTQGEMLNFMGIPNFAPELFKLVRLADPLKLKALQKGLVQLSEEGATQVFRPLANNYFILGAVGVLQFDVVAHRLKHEYNVDCIYESVSVAQARWVHCDDEKMLEKFKKSCFDNLAVDGGEHLTYLAPTRVNLSLAMERWPDVTFSETREH
- the ampG gene encoding AmpG family muropeptide MFS transporter, translating into MTIYKLLNPRTLAVLFLGFASGLPLALCGATLQAWYTVSGVDLTTIGFLTLVGMPYVYKFLWAPLLDHFVPPLLDRRRGWIVLLQISLIAALLVMANANPQAHPWHMGLLALIVAFLSASQDTVINAYTTDVLKPEERGIGAAFTTYGYRVAMLVSGWGALTLAARYDWQISYRVMAACMGIGVLATYFAPRLQTPIDVPKKMSQAFIAPFKAFMKRPGYLWILCFIVLYKLGDAFTLSLSTTFLIRGLHFTLEQVGLINKLMAMLGSILGVLLGGIVLSRWTIMRGLWWFGWAQAITNLLFAAMAMVGHQFWFAGGCIFLENLCGGMGTAAFVAYLMSLCDKRFTATQFALLSALSAVGRTFVGPAAAALVNHYDWTIFYTLTFFFALPGMAMLWWLKVKAVP